TCAGCATCTGAAGATTTTCTGGTAATATTCCGGTTTTTTAAAACAAAAACATCTGTTTCGCTGATAAGCGTTATTAATGCAAACAAAGATATCAGGAAAAATACAAGACTTGCAAAAAAGGCAATAAAGTTTCTGGATATGGTGAAAAATATCAAAGCTGATGAAGAAAAAAGAAAAATAAGAGCAAGCTTTAAAAAAGATTCCGAGCTTCTGTTAAATACAAAAATTATTATAAATATTATTAATGAAATTATAAGTATATAGGATATCTCAATTATCTGGGCAATACCTGAAGTAAACAAATTATCGGAAAAAGCGCCGTTTCTTAAAAATCCTGCAATATTTACTATGAATGCTCCTGCAAATGCCAGGATCGTAAAGATAAAGATGAAAGTCTTCAGGCCGTTTTTTTTCGAATTTGCAAAAAACAAAAGCACCAGCACAGCCAAAAGAAGTACTGCTATTGTTCCAAATGGATTTATGAATGTGGCTATATTTTTTATCAGATCCATTTAATCATCACCCAGCCAGTCGTTTATTTTGAAATTATACAAACCTGAAGAAAAATCCAGTTTATCCGTCTTGTACTGATAAATATTCGATTTTAAATAAAAAATTATCATATACTGAAATAAGAATATCGTAATTACAGCAATAAGCATAAAAGTGACAGCCCAGATTGAAGTTCCGTAAAGAATCTGTGAAAAACCAAGAAAATTAATTATTGCCGCAGTGAAAATAAGTTGCAGGGAAATTATTATTCTTGATATATTTTTAAAAAATAATGAAGAAAATACTCCTATTAAAAACAATGTCAAGCTTGAAAGAAATATAAAAGTTATATCCATTTTATCTCTTTCTCCTATTGCTGATTATTGTAATCGACCATATTGAAACCATAAAAATCAAAATCATCAAAATTATTATCAGTATTATATAGTTTGAAAAAATCTCTTTTGCCATATCGGAAAATGTCGCAATGGTTATTTTGTCGGCAATCTTAAAAGATTTAATAAAGTCGGTATTTAATTTTATAAACAAAAACATAATGCCCGAACAAAAAAGGACAGGGATAATATAGTTCAACAGAGACTCTTTTTTCCCCGGACGTTTTTCAAGCTCATACTCCAGGGAAACCGTACTGAAATCTTCACCGGATTCCTCACTTATGTTTTTAACTGAAAAAATCTCTTTTTTTAACTCAAACAGATAAAAAGAAGCTGTAAAAAGCATTGCCGGCACTGCAAGCAAAAAAGTCAGCTCCATGAATCCCAGGGTGAAATAAAAAAATCCTGTAAAAAGAAAGAAAAAAAACAGGAAAACAAATTTTCTTGTGGATTTAACACAAATCAGGGAAAGGACTGCAAATATCAGAACTGCGGACAGAATTATATATTGGGAATTTTTAATTATTATTAAATTATTTATTTCCATTATACTCTCCGTCGCCTATGGTTTTGTCCAGAAATCTCTTATGGAATATTCTGCCTGTTTTATAAGATCCATCTTTTCTATTTCCAGGCTTTCAATATCATGTTCAGCCATCTGATACCTGTAAGAAAGTTCGATTGCCTTATATTTGCACACTTCAACGCAGTTTCCGCAAAAACTGCACAATCCCAGATTTATATAAAACTCATCCAGCACAGCTTCATTATCCTCATATGTTCTTTTTACAGCTATGCATTTCTGCGGACATGCTTTTTCACAGTCCTTACATCCATTACATATTATATCCAGGGTATCAAGATTTAATTTTAACCTTGGAAGACCGCGGCTTCCTTCATTTATAAGTATTTTTTCCCTCGGATATAAAACAGTTTTGGGCTTTCTGAAAATATTCCCCAGATTTATAAAAAAGTTTTTAATTACTCTCAGCATATTTTATTTTAAACCAATGAATATACATTTCTTAATATATAAAAAATTATTGTCAGCAAAAGATTAAAAACTGATAAAGGAAGCAATATCTTGTAACTGAGATTGATAATTTTTGTTTCATTATTAATACCGGATATGGATCTT
The genomic region above belongs to Actinomycetota bacterium and contains:
- a CDS encoding 4Fe-4S dicluster domain-containing protein; translated protein: MLRVIKNFFINLGNIFRKPKTVLYPREKILINEGSRGLPRLKLNLDTLDIICNGCKDCEKACPQKCIAVKRTYEDNEAVLDEFYINLGLCSFCGNCVEVCKYKAIELSYRYQMAEHDIESLEIEKMDLIKQAEYSIRDFWTKP